In Sciurus carolinensis chromosome 4, mSciCar1.2, whole genome shotgun sequence, the sequence cCTCCGTCTGTTGACTTACCTTTATGCCTTATACATAATGTTGATTTAAGGCACATCCAGACATGTGCACATATTTCTTGATGCTGAAAAGAACCATCTAGTCTAGCAGAGGACCTCATCCCTATTTTCAAAAGCCCCCACTAGGAATCAGGTATTAAAACCCTATGCCATTCCTTCCGAACCAGCCTGAGGCAGCAGGACCCCCGGGTTCCACCAGCGCTTCCAGGGAGGTCACGTGTGTCCTGGTaagcccctgcccctccctacTTCCCTGGACCTTGCTCTTGCACCTATAAACCCAACGGGTCACACTACCAGTCTCCACTTAACTCCCAGGCCCAATACTTGGTTTTCCCATGCCGACAGTTTTTATCACGCTGCTAGTTTTGCCGGTGTCTGGCTCCATAGTGCGGGAATGAGCGTCCGCATTTTACAGCACAGTAACTGAGGCCCCCAGAGGGGTGGGCTGCCCACGGTCTCACTAAGCAAGCGTGAAAGCGCTGCCTTGGGCCAGCACGCAGTAGGCGCTTTAGTGAGCGCACCGGGAAGGACCAGCAAACAGAACTGCGCACCACGCCGCTGGAGAGATCGGGCGGAGCCGTATGCAAATAGCCCGTAAGAAGACAACGGATTGGCCGGTGCGGGAGGGGGCGGGGCACGCCGGCCCAGGGCTCGCAGGTGCGCTGGGCTGGAGAGGACGGTGCTCGCGCTCCGCGGCTGGACAGAGCTCTGGTGGTGCGTCCCGGGCGATGCCTCCGCTCTGGGTCCTGCTGGCCCTCGGCTGCGTGCGGTTTGGCTCGAGTAAGCCGGGATAAAAGGATAAGGCTGGCCAAGGGAGGGCGTGCGCCACCTGGACGCTGATCCTCCCAGGGTCGCCCCAGAGGAGCCTGGATGAGAAGTGGCAGAGCaaacttcatttattcattccagGAAAAGGCGCCGAGTTTTGGCTGGGGGCTCATATAATATTATTATCGGTAGTGGTAACAGTAGTTAGTAGTAGTCGTCGTCAACTTCTAGGCGCTTTCTTTGGTGGCAAACCGAGGGCTCATAGCTGACCACAGGCTGATGGGTGCTGCGGGGGAGCGGAGAAGGGGCAAAACCCAGACTCATGGTAACTTCTTTACTCGGGGAGAGGGAGGGACACGTCCCTCCAAGGGAGTAGCATGGGCAAGTTCCGCGATGTGGGAAGCAGCCCAGTTCATTCTGGAAACTGCAGTCCATCCCTGCCACCAGAGAACCAGAAAGGAAAGCGAGAGGAGTGAGGCTGGAGACCCAAAGCCCTGAACTCCAAGGAGGCAGGCGGACGTGGGAGGGTGCTCCCGGGTGAGCAACAGAATCACATCTGCTGATAGAGAGTGGAGGGGCCTTCCTAGGGTCCAGTTAAAGAGGGTGGGTTGGAGAAGGGCTGGGTCCATGGGGTGAAGGGACTGCTCAGGAAAGGCAACTGGGTTCCTAGTGACTGAACCTCTGCAGAGGAAGCTGACTGCTGTGTTTCTAGCCAGGATAGCTACCAGGGTGCAGACAGGGATACTGCTGTGTCTGACAGAAGTCCATGAGGTGACCCACAGGGAGGGTGGAGTCCAGCGCCTGGCTCCCAGAAGGTGCTCAGTAGCACACGTGTGCACATGGTGTGGGCAGTTCTGTGGAGGTCAGCTCCCATCCTCATTGCCTCCTCCAGCTGTGAACCTCCAGCCTCAACTGGCCAGTGTGACCTTGGCCACTAACAACCCTACACTCACCACGGTGGCCTTGGAAAAGCCTCTCTGCATTTTTGACAGCTCAGAGCTTCTTGCTGGCACCTATGAGGTCTACCTCTATGTCATGGTCGACTCAGGTAAAGGTCCTGCTTCCCTCCAGCTGCTCCTAAAGGGTTTTGACTTGTCAGGGGGGAAGAGCCAGAACGACAACCTCTTAGGTTTCTAGTGACCCGTCTTTATGGCAAACATTTACTGACTGCATATCTGTGCCCAACCTCTGGGCACTGTGGGTATTTTTTGCCATTCCACAAAAGAGAAGACTGGGGTTCAGAGAGGTAGAGTGAGTTGTCCAAGATCACCCAGCTAGTAAAGAAGAGCTCTGGGACCCAACATAGGTCTATCGACCTCTCCATCATCCTTTGAACCATATGACCCTCCTTTCCCTTGTTACAGAATAGGGAACCCAGGGCTTTCAATGACAGGTATCCAAGGTGTATTGGGGTGGGGGGATTGCAGGAATATTCTAAGATGAGGTAGGGAGAGTTGAACACAGCACTCGAAGGAAGGTGCTTCTTGTCCCTCACCCCAGGCAGGGACTGAGCTTGCCCGTGTTTGTGACCACTATGGCCAGCACAGGGCTGGGGCCGAGAGGGGGCTCAGGCATTTGACGAATGGCTGAGTGAGTGATGCTGAGCTGCATGGCAGAGCTGAGTGACGCTGAGCTGCAGTGGCCAGGGTCCTCACCCCTGGCCCTGCTTCTGCAGCCAATCCCAGGAATGCGTCTGTGCAGGACAGCAGCAAGACCCCACTGAGCTCCACCGCCAGGCAAACCCAGGGTGGGAGGACAGGCCCCTACAAGGCAGCGGCCTTTGACCTGACCCCCTGCAGTGACTTGCCAGACCTGGATGccactggggatgtgacccaggcCTCGGAGATCCTGAGCGCATACCTGGTCAGGGTAGGCGGCAACGGGACCTGCCTGTGGGACCCCAACTTCCAGGGCCTCTGCAACCCGCCCCTGTTGCCGGCCACGGAGTACAGGTGGGTGTGAGTAGCCCTTGGAGCAGGGCAGCAGCCGGGTCCCAGCCCTGTTGGGAAGACCCAATGGGGAGGGGACAATGTGGGAGGAGCCATATTTCTAGAGGTCTACACCGGGACCTTCGGGGTCTCAGGCCAGCGACGTCCTGGGCCTGCCATAGTGCAAAGAGGTGGAGCTCAGAGGGCCCCCTCCCGGGGTAATGCTTGGCGATCTAGAGAGCAAGGATCCGGAATCCTTAATTCTTGAATGAGGGGCCTGCTTTCACTTTGTACTGGACCCCGCAGATTAAGCGGTTGGTCCTGGTCATCCCGTGTGTGGAAGTCAGCCAAGCCCTTTGTTCCACTGTGTCCACAGAAGGAAGGCTGCCTGGAGACAAGCCCAGCGTGACCTGGAGGCCTGTGGGAGGCcttccctcaccctcaccctctgcttttcctgcctccttcctgcaAGTCCTTTTCTTGCCCACCCCACGTGCAGGGCACCCCGCTCACCCCCACACTCAATCCTGAGCCTCTTCTCTCTACAAGCTGTCTCCAGCCTGGGGAGCCGGGGAGGAGGCCTGACCTGTGCCCAAGCCCAGTTAATCCCACTCCAGGTACTGTGGAGACACGCCTAGGTCAGGGGCTCCGAGGCTTCCAGGCCCGGGTGGGGCCCAGACCCCTGCCCGCCTGCCACCCTTGCACCCCTCACCTTGGCCTCAACCCCCAGGCAGGGCAAGggtccctctccccaccccagcctggaCCTCGTCTTTTGCTCCTCCTCCCTGATCTCCAAGACAGCTCCCTGCCTTCACCTATGAGCCCACCCTATCTTAGGGGCACCGGTGGGCACACAGCCCCACCTCTGGAGTCTGACCTTGAGGCAGGTGAAGGGAATTAAGCAAAACCTAGGGTGGAGGTTGTaagtttggtttttgctttttggtgGCGGTGCTAGGGGTGGGGGCTAAGGTCTGCCACGGGCTAACCCTGTGCCCTTCCCGGGCAGCGCCCCCCGCCCTGCAGCTGTCTCAGTCCTCAGAGACGCGCTGTGTCTGACCTCCTTCCTCCCGCAGGCTGTGGCTGTCCGCCGTCTGGCCAATCTCCTTTCCAGATTAGCAACGCTTGTTTgagggattttcttttctttatttttggtactggagggttgaactcaggggtgctgagctacatccccagccctttttatttttcactttggagTCGGGGTGTTATTAAGTTACTGAACCTGACCtcgaacttgccaccctcctgcctcagcctcccatgttgtcCCTGGATGACAGGTGTGCCCCTCGGCTCCCCGCTTGCTTGTGGTTTCTATCTTAAAATGTAGCCCTGACCCCAGGACAGCAGGGCTGGTGATGGATATCACCCCACTCTTCTTCTAAGTCCCTTTGTGATTCCAGGGACAGGCTTGGAATAGGGCCGGTGGTTAACAGGGCTGGGCCGCATGTGCTGTGTGAGATAACCAGAGAGTCTCCTGGAGGGACAGCCCAGAAACAGCCTAGCCCCGAAGGCTTCACAGAGCAGGTACACCTGAGCCCCAGAAGGGGCCAGGATGACGTGTGACCAAGTCCAGCCTCCTTCTGTCGTCCAGAACCCTGATAGTGGCTGCCTCCCACCAGTGCCCCCTCTGTGCCCCTCCTGTCCCCTTTGACTGGTCACAGAGGATGGGAGGACGTCATCCTGTCTGTTTCCTTCCAGGTTCAAGTACGCTCTCATCAACGTGGCCACGGGCTTGGTACAGGACCAGACCCTATGGTCAGACCCCATCCGCACCAACCGGCGTaagtggagtggggtggggtggggtgaccCTCAGGGGCCcgggggcaggggcaggcctgGGTGCTGCGAGTGAGTCTCAGGCTGTCACTCTGAAAGGTTGGCGGGCCTCTGGCTGATGAGTGGTGTGCCGCCTACGACAGTCTAGCCTGGACCCCCTGCTGCACCGTCCTGGGGAGCAGGGCCCTGCGGTCAGCCCCTGGCCAGCGGCTGTGCACTCACCTCATAGGGACAGTAGCCTGAACAGATCTCGGAGTCTGGCCTGGCCAGCGCCTTAGCTGGAGCCTCACAGAACAAACTCTGTCAGCACCTGGGATGGCTCCCCAGGGCCGAGGCAATGCAGGGGCCAGGAGAGCCCCTGTCCCAGCACCCTCCTCCAGGCCAGGGCATCCAAGGCAGGCAGGGCAAGGCCACTCCCCTGGCTCCATGGAGGCCTCATGCAGAGCCCAGTGCCCATGGCCTGGTGCCCCTGCATGCAGTCCTGCCACCCATGCCCAAGGCAGGCCCAGGCCCCCACGGCCACTCCAGATGGGGAGGTGTTCGGGCAGGTGTGCTGGCTGCCAGTGTGAGTGTGTGCTCATGTGTGGTGTGCGGGGCGTGAGTAGTGTGGGGGCGTGTGTGGTGTGGGGGACGTGTGTGGTGTGcggggtgtgtgtggtgtgtggggcGTGTGTAGTGTGGGGGGCGTGTGTGGTGTGCGGggcgtgtgtgtggtgtgcagtGGCGTGAGTAGTGTGGGggcgtgtgtggtgtgtggggCGTGTGTGGTGTGGGGGGCGTGTGTAGTGTGGGGGGCATCTGTGGTGTGCGGggcgtgtgtgtggtgtggggggCGTGTGTGGTGTGCAGTGGTGAGTGGAGTGTGTGGGGCATGTGTGGTGTGGGGGGCGTGTGTGGTGTGCGGGGCGTGTGTGGTGTGGGGGGCGTGTGTGGTGTGCGGGGCGTGTGTGGTGTGCGGGGCGTGAGTGGTGTGGGGGGCGTGTGTGGTGTGCGGGGCGTGAGTGGTGTGGGGGGCGTGAGTGGTGTGGGGGGCGTGTGTGGTGTGcggggtgtgtgtggtgtggggggCGTGTGTGGTGTGGGGGGCGTGTGTGGTGTGcggggtgtgtgtggtgtggggagGGCGTGTGTGTGGCTGTGATTGGGGTGAGTGTGGAGTGCGTGGTGTGAACAGGTGGTGTGGGTGTGCGGTGGGCAGGAGGACGTGGTGTCTAGGGGTGGTGCCGTGTGTGGGTCGCGTGGGTGTTTGCAGCACATTGTGGTGTCTGGCGTGTGTGGTGCGAGTATGCATTGCATGCACGTGGcacgtgtgcgtgcgtgtgcgctGGGTTCTGTGGCCTGAGCGGCACGTGCTGGAGTGTGTGCTGTGGGCCCCTCCTGTGCCAACCCCACGCACCCAGGTCCCACTGAGGCAGCCGAGACCTTGGTGGAGGGTCCTGCCTCCAGTCCCAGCCTCAGCCCCTTATGCTGGGAGCACTTCGggacctcggtttcctcatccaACAAGTGGAAAGAACCGTCTTGGCCCATCCAGTAAGGTTCCTTTGGGACTCTGTGGGCCAGGCCCAGCTCTTGGGGCAGGACCTACAGGGGACCACATGCTCCTGGGACCATAGAGACCTGGCTTGAGCCAGAGGCCTGACTTGGCCTGTCTCCTGAGCCGGTGACTGACCTGCAGAATGGAGTTCTCTGGGATCTGTGTGGGACAGTGCCCCGAAGTGGCCCGCTCACTGTAGGACCTGTACCTTGTTCCCAAAGGGTGATGGCAGTCAGAGAAGAGCGAGAACCCCAGCCACAGGGCCCCATGGACCGGGGCCCTCTGCGCAGCTTTGTTAGAGTCTGTCCCATCCTTCTCACCACTGAGGAGTCcgtttatgattttaaattacgCACAAAGAAGGAGAAGAGGCCAGAAATACGCAAAAGAAAGTTGGGAGGTGGGACTGGGGCAGAGCAGGTGGTTGGGCCTCGAGCCTGAGAGGAGCCGCTCCCTGGCCCTGGTCCTCCCTGGGTCCCAGGCCGCCAGGGGGGATTGCCTGCCCACCCCAGGGAGGCCCGAGGCGCTGCTGCCAGCGTGTGACCCACTGTGGTGCTCTGACAGTCACCCCCTACTCAGCCATTGACACGTGGCCGGGCCGGCGGAGCGGAGGCATGATCGTCATCACCTCCATCCTGGGCTCCCTGCCCTTCTTCCTGCTCGTGGGCTTTGCTGGTGCCATTGCCCTCAGCTTTGTGTGAGTACCCGCCAGCTGGGAGGGCTGGACCTGGGGACGGCCGCATGCTCCCTGGAGAGACTCGGCAGCCAGGTCCTCGAGGGCGGGCCGGGGCGCTGCCCTGCACTGGGGGGTGGGTCTGGTGGCAGGCAGCATGGCCCTGGGACTTCAAGGTCAGGCCTTCAGCCAGGGAGTGAGGGGCTCAGCAGCGGACCCTGGGTGGGTGGTCCCGCAGATCTCAGCTGGGACAGCCGTGCGGGCGTGCTTTCCTGCctgcctgtttcctcctctggcagtccagatggggaagctgaggtaggaggaggggaaagggtgTCCTGAGGTCATGCCCAGagcctgggctgcagcctcctgACTCCACGACACCTCTGGATTAGGACTGGAGGTCCTCTTGGGGGCTGCCCAGGGGAGGATAGCCCACTCACACCTGGGAGGATGGAGCAGGCATGAATCAAGGCACGCATGGgtgccctggaggaggagggcaggccAGGTCCCGCCTGGAGCTTCAGggtgggcttcctggaggagggatcAGCAGGAGCAAGGGCGCATCAGGACAGGAAGAATATGGGCAATAGGCAGCAGGCTCCGTGCTCCTTTCTCCGCAGGGAAGAGGGAGCTGGGGGGCTTTGAGGCTGAGGGTCCTAGGAGGGGAGCGAGTAGGAAAGCTTCTTGGAGTGGGTCCATGCAGAAGCCAGCCGGGCGGGAAGAGGTGGGCGGGACGTGGGTCTGGAGGGGCACTGAAGCCAGGAGTGCTCCCACATCAAGTCAATCCAACCACCAGAGGACGGCCTCGGCCTCCGGGGGCTCGTCTGCCTGCTGGACCCGCGGCGTCGGGCCTGGCGTGCCCTCCCCCTCCCTCGGGCTCTGTCCTCTGAAGTTAGCCCAGCTCTCCCATCAGCCCTCCTGTGGGCCGTGCCCGTCGTGGCCCCAGGCCAGCCGACTGAACTTCGCACAGGTGCCTCAGACTCCGCAGTCCTTCCCATCGCCCGCGTGATGTGCCCCTTTCTGCCCCGATACTCCTGCAGGACCAGATTAGCtgccccctcctccaggaagccttcctgtgGCTCCCACATGGACTGGTCCATTCTGGGGGCACATTGCCTGTTGAGAGCTGTCTCCCCAGGCTGTCTTGGTGCCATGGGGACATGAGATAGGGGCCTCCAGCTGTCAGCCCACAGTAAGACCCCAAACTGCTTATTCCCATGGTTCCCGGCACGCAGCGACAACCCCAGGAAAGCCACGGGCTGAGTGGGTGCTGTGGCTCTGGAAGCCACGTCCAAGTGCGAAGCTCCCCCGCGGGAGGAGTTCTGCTGCTCTGCCCGCTGACCCTGGCTCTCTCCTTGGCCAGGGACCTGGGCAGTTCTGACGAGGAAACAACACACGACTCCCAGATCACGCAGGAGGCggtgcccaaggccctgggcacCTTGGAGCCTTCCTACACGTCTGTGAACCGGGGGCCGCCCCTGGACAGGGCTGAGGTGTTTGCCAGCAAGCTCCAGGACTGAGACGAGCCCACCCTGACTGgcagcctcagccccagctggCTGCTCCTGGAGTCCATGGTGGTGAATGTTCACGCCCCAAATGGACGGAAGGTGAAGCAGGACCGGTCGATGTGATTGTAGGAAGACCCTTAATAAAATCTTCCcaaattggccaaattatattgtcctattgtgtgcatgtatgaatttgtaacaacaaatcccatcagtacacatgactataatgcaccaaaaaaatgTGGTAAGAGAAAAAATGCCCCCCACAAATCTGCCTAAGATTTTGAGGTCAATAACAATGTACAGAACGAAGAACGAGGGGGTGAGGAGGTGAGCGAATGAGTCACGCCACGTTGGGGGCTTGGACTGCTTCTCTAAGGGGGGCTCTGTAATCAGAACTACAGAGACCAGGGCTGAGTCCGAGTTACTTGCTCTCCACCCCTATCCCgagtctcagtctcctcatctgtcaGATGGGCTGCTGGGAAGATTCAGTCCCTAGACTGGGCAGGCCCAGCTTCAGAAGACTCAGTGTTCTCTCTTGAGCCAGGGAACGAGATGGCCTCCCTTTTCAGGGTGTGCAGAACACAACCCACGACCCACGTGGCCTGACTGAAGAAGAGGTTTGTCATAGCGAATCTCATTAAAGAGGGAAGTGCCGCGGCTACTGCAGCCCCGGAAGCTGACATCGGCCCCCTGCCTGGGCCAGGTCCTTCCTCTGCGGGCACAGTTAGGCACTGCGTCCCCCACGGCGAGCTCGCAGGTTCAAATCCTCACCCTCCACGGGCTCTTTTAGGTGGTGAGGTCGTGAGGGTGGGGTTCCCAGGGGGCCCTGGGGAgctctcccatcctctctctGCCATGGGAGGGTGCAATGAGAAGTTGGAATTTGCAACTTGGGGTCCCTCACCAGAACTGGAGCGTGCTGCCACcctcatcttggacttccagccttgAGGACCATGAGAAGTGACTTTCTGCCACTTAAAAGCCACctagtctgtggtactttgtcaTAGCATCTGGATCTGACTAGGAGAGGTGTGGCTGGGACAGGTGAGGAATCCTCAGGGGGATGCAAACCTGGGGGGACGGGGCGGAAGCCACGGGAGGCAGCAGCTTAAAGCAGAGAGGGACCAGCAGTTGGGAAAGCAGCGGCCACGTAGGGTTGCAGGAGCTGCCAGTGCAGAGGGAGCTGGGTCCCTGGGCAGCAGGAACAGGAGGGAGTGACGGGCGTTGCTCCCCAGAGGGCCCCCAGGCTGGATATGCCAGGCCACCTGAATCCCTCGAGACCACGAAGCTGGCCCTAGTGGCCACTGGATTCCCGCTACCTCCTGAGCTTTCTGCAGCAGAGACCTCCCCAGGTCGCCCGCTGAGCATGGGGGGCAAAGTCCCCAAGAGTCTGCTGTTGTTAAAAGTTCATGCAAGTTTTACAACAtggctgttgttttgttttgtatttgagTTGCAGTTCAcataatataaacttttttttaagaagtgctggggattgaacccggagcctcctgtgctgggcaagtgccctCCACTGAGCTGCACCGCAGCCCAAGCTGACCACCTGAAGTGCACCTGTCAGATGACAATGGTGAGGGAGGGGAAGATGTCAGAGGCTGCCATCTGACCAAGGAGCAGAAGGCGGTCAAGGCCAGGCATCCTCCAGGCCGTGGGAAGCAGGACTACGCACACGTCCAGCTGCACATGGGGAGAGCCCTGGAGGAAGCCCCTGAGCGGCGCTGTGGCCCTGTTTGGCTGCAGGACTGACCCTGGGGCCAGAGCTTCACGCCACAGGAGTGGAGGCCCAGGGAGATGACTTTCACTttttggatgagctgctttataAAAACCCCAGGAAGTGAAAGTGCTCCACGTTGATCCAAGAAATTTGAGATCATGGTCAGTTGGTGGGGGAGAAGAACCTTCACCGTGCAAGCGCCCCAGGGATGGAAAGAAAGCAGTGACATATTCAGCAAGGCAGGTCTGTAAGGAGGAGAAGCCAGCGGTTCTGTGACCACTGACAGACGTTTTGcgatcaccaaaaaaaaaaaaaaaaaaaaaaaaaagagaaagaaaacgaACAGAGGATGGATTCCTATGAAGAACTTTTTTCAAAGGTCCTCCTTTCTAGAAGATCGGAGATTTGATTTCTGTGGTACCGTGACAAACGGAAATTTGTACCACAGAAATTTCTAACTTAACATGTGACTTTCAGACATGGAAAATCAGGGGAGAGCCTTGGTCTGCGTTCCTTGtatattcagattttaaagaattcttcAATTCTTGAGGGCAGTTATGTTCCCTCCTTTGCTAGTTCCCTGTTATGGCTGCAGGCACCCCAGATTCTTCTAATGGAAGGAGAGCCCCCCAGCTTGGTCCCAGAAGGGATCACGGGTGTAAGTAGCAGTTGGGATGGAATCCAGTTTGGAAGAAAGAATAATCTGAGAGAATAATATTTCCACACCTCGAATCATGGTTTTTGTCTCAGTTGGTTCAGACATTTTCCACAAGAGGCAATGTTTTAGGTCGCCATTCGACAGTTAACCTACAGGTAACGGTCCAGTTGGCTGCCCCATGGCTTTCTGTTTCCCAGTGACTAGAGCCCCTTCCCTGAGCAGCAGCCACCCACCATTCCAGTAGTGGGTCAgctgccttcctctttctgctGACCTTGATCATCAGGGTCCTGGGGATGCCAACTTCCAGCTGCTATGAGAGCTTCCAACCAGCTCAGGACACAGGAAGTGAACCTTCATGATCTAATGGCACCAGGGAGGGAAGACTCCGCTGCCCCTCACGCGCCCCCGGAGCTCCAGAGGTGGGTTGGCAGGGAAACAGGTGTGATTCAAAGCTGGCattgaggaagagagggagacctttctctttctcaaatcTCCATCTTCTGGGGCCGCGGGAGCAGAAAGCTTTTATAGGAGAGGGGGCTCTGTGGCTGAGGGGCTGGAAGGACTGGCACAAGGAGATCTAGCCAGGCTGTGGGAGTCGGAAGCAGGCCAGCCTCACTTTCCCCTGCTAAAACAATTTGGAGCTTTTAGTCCCAAAGGGACTGTTTCACCACACCACTAAGACGTGGCGGAGGCTTGTCTTTACAGGGGCAGCTCTGTGCCGGTGCCATTACCCTGGCCTGTGTCCACACAGCCACGCCTGCAGGGCCTCCCCAGGACTGACCAGTGTCCCTGCAGAGCACTGCTGTctctgggaggaggagaggatgGGAGGGTCAAGAGTCACTGTGCCTCCTTCCTGGGCGGGGTCTTGAGAGTTTCTGGTTCTGGCGAGGCTGGGcctccctgcctgggcctcctcccAAGGGTGCAACTGCAGGCTGTCCTGCTGCAGAAACGTTCCGTAGTAGGggccctcccttcccttttcctatgTCTGCTTTGTTTTAGTGCCGCCCTGTGGGGACAGGGGCATGGGGAACGGGCTCCGTTGGTAATCTTTCTTTTGCTGTCTGTCATGGACTCTGTTtgcatttggttttgtttttctccgCCGAGTCCATCTGCCGGGCCTTGAGAGCGATTACAGCAAGAGCGATGGAAGAGGTCCTGAGGTGCTGAGAGGACACCTGGAGCCCTGGATCAGGGCCGGGTCACTcaaggagcagggcaggggataCGGGAAGGCGGATGGAGGAAA encodes:
- the Upk3a gene encoding uroplakin-3a — translated: MPPLWVLLALGCVRFGSTVNLQPQLASVTLATNNPTLTTVALEKPLCIFDSSELLAGTYEVYLYVMVDSANPRNASVQDSSKTPLSSTARQTQGGRTGPYKAAAFDLTPCSDLPDLDATGDVTQASEILSAYLVRVGGNGTCLWDPNFQGLCNPPLLPATEYRFKYALINVATGLVQDQTLWSDPIRTNRLTPYSAIDTWPGRRSGGMIVITSILGSLPFFLLVGFAGAIALSFVDLGSSDEETTHDSQITQEAVPKALGTLEPSYTSVNRGPPLDRAEVFASKLQD